Proteins from a single region of Drosophila biarmipes strain raj3 chromosome 3R, RU_DBia_V1.1, whole genome shotgun sequence:
- the LOC108023867 gene encoding rho GTPase-activating protein 100F isoform X9: MQWKKKFTRLKAATGNSRVRRMLCCGRRKENGRSVPDVTASPGRAPPGPLPANQLSSLGNQQHHGNQQHHGNQQHHGNQGNHRGASGSLSNAAGVKDPVMLQGDFRKVSGISSEIFRQIEAVENDHDPNTAAALEAVERRGEMIVRVLEPRCMGSKQAVDAAHKLMNKADGRHTVQLVEIVKRPGQTLGLYIREGNGADRTDGVFISRIALESAVYNSGCLRVGDEILAVNLVDVTHMSLDDVVIIMSIPRRLVLAIRQRRGNRGTGSPGPPTLSRPEQKPPPVVVIKRDLRDEDLDETDRMPRPRSSRERRTGDGREMTESRSRLGLGLNNYSPQSEQLDMYYNTRGGGGSGAMGEPPNWGYKPPPPPSSVITEQPTKGHAFAPSHAYYQNAGTLESLAEKVHAFYPGQPGAPPVGPSRRMSTGTGNVGLAQQHARFPRSGSDQHLPRVEYADYSNSLGRHSLLRSSLKPGTAGGAPMPVGVGGTLGRYGRYDQQRGGVSKYGPPAGGAQSLTRRSRPNLDYSSDTEATIGPRPSYYYYNRPAIGSMPRGSGGAGGGVGAATAAALLAGAADLNKFNSLPRERPGVRLQGIRSRMGDRLVDENDGNTSAPEFDARRGRDLRQRITASPSIFTADEYRAWLRRAPSSSAIAEQMRMTRDMFAQPRAQRFSCSAENIHDALRNTESIYSSRTHILGTGTLDRNMGLTRPISALPVRSMSSQHIGGAGSIRSPSIRRMRQLLELSAGPASPSGSILSTGGHQSPAPTPSATLPRPHRQIDINPAEFAKYKLDKPIVDIGGISGMLWIHLLAGRGLRTAPEGAAGQAPPGQTRDLYCVIECDRVHKARTVVRSGDLQFDWDESFELDLVGNKQLDVLVYSWDPQHRHKLCYRGAISLSSILRQSPLHQLALKVEPRGTIYIRMRHTDPLALYKRRGLPSLRAGYPTLFGADLETVVNRESKNAPGSAPVPIVLRRCVEEVERRGLDIIGLYRLCGSATKKRLLREAFERNSRAVELSPEHVPDINVITGVLKDYLRELPEPLFTRCLFQMTVDALAVCLPDDPEGNAKLMLSILDCLPRANRATLVFLLDHLSLVVSNSERNKMSAQALATVMGPPLMLHSASAQPGADIDHAQPIAVLKYLLQIWPQPQAQHQQMAQHMGGAAGAMMGGLATAGSMSNMAGVASDRSARRVNRAAWKQSQCVASGQTATSTAAAGAAHGGGQSSALVHFGNQHTLPRPSSALSHSQQSSVSISSGSVSSIASSLATSGATALSIGGLSGLSNSRPIATATSRHTLPRQ; encoded by the exons GAGAATGGAAGATCAGTTCCTGATGTCACTGCCAGCCCGGGACGCGCTCCTCCCGGCCCGCTGCCCGCCAACCAGCTGTCCTCGCTGGGCAACCAGCAACACCACGGCAACCAGCAGCATCACGGCAACCAGCAACATCACGGAAACCAGGGCAACCACCGCGGGGCGAGCGGTAGTCTGTCGAACGCCGCCGGGGTCAAGGACCCGGTGATGCTTCAGGGCGACTTCCGCAAGGTCAGCGGCATCAGCTCGGAGATCTTCCGCCAGATAGAGGCCGTCGAGAATGACCACGATCCCAACACGGCCGCGGCCCTGGAGGCGGTGGAGCGACGCGGGGAGATGATCGTGCGCGTCCTGGAGCCGCGATGCATGGGCAGCAAGCAGGCGGTGGACGCCGCCCACAAGCTGATGAACAAGGCGGACGGGCGACACACGGTGCAGCTGGTGGAGATCGTCAAGCGGCCGGGTCAGACGCTGGGCCTGTACATCCGCGAGGGCAACGGGGCGGATCGCACCGACGGCGTGTTCATCTCGCGGATCGCCCTTGAGTCGGCGGTCTACAACAGCGGCTGCTTGCGG GTGGGCGACGAAATCCTGGCGGTGAACCTGGTGGACGTTACCCACATGTCCCTGGACGATGTTGTCATCATTATGTCAATTCCGCGCCGCCTGGTGCTGGCGATACGGCAGCGGCGTGGCAATCGTGGCACAGGATCACCCGGACCGCCGACGCTCTCCCGACCGGAACAGAAACCGCCACCGGTTGTTGTGATCAAGCGGGATCTGCGGGACGAGGATCTGGACGAGACGGACCGGATGCCGAGACCGCGCTCATCACGTGAAAGACGTACAG GAGATGGCCGCGAAATGACGGAGTCGCGATCTCGCTTGGGTTTGGGGCTCAATAACTACAGCCCGCAGTCGGAGCAACTGGATATGTACTACAATACCCGCGGCGGAGGAGGAAGTGGAGCCATGGGTGAGCCGCCGAACTGGGGCTACaagccaccgccgccaccgtCTTCGGTGATTACGGAGCAGCCGACGAAAGGCCATGCTTTTGCTCCATCGCACGCTTACTACCAGAATGCTGGCACCCTGGAGAGCCTGGCGGAGAAGGTACACGCCTTCTATCCCGGACAGCCCGGCGCTCCGCCTGTGGGACCCTCGAGACGAATGTCCACGGGCACCGGCAACGTGGGTCTCGCTCAACAACATGCCAGATTCCCGCGTTCTGGTTCGGATCAGCATTTACCTCGCGTTGAATATGCGGACTATTCGAACTCCCTGGGACGGCACTCCCTTTTGCGGTCGAGCTTGAAGCCAGGAACGGCTGGAGGAGCTCCAATGCCAGTGGGAGTGGGTGGTACTCTGGGCCGCTACGGGCGCTACGACCAACAGAGAGGCGGGGTGTCCAAGTACGGTCCACCAGCAGGCGGAGCTCAATCGCTGACCCGTCGCTCCCGACCAAATCTGGACTATTCCAGCGATACGGAGGCTACAATTGGACCCAGGCCAAGTTACTACTACTATAACAGACCCGCCATCGGCAGCATGCCAAGGGGATCGGGTGGAGCAGGCGGAGGAGTTGGAGCAGCTACAGCCGCTGCCTTGTTAGCCGGAGCCGCGGATCTCAACAAATTCAATTCATTGCCACGGGAGCGACCAGGAGTGAGATTGCAGGGCATTCGCTCCAGGATGGGTGACCGTTTGGTGGACGAGAACGACGGCAACACTTCGGCACCCGAATTCGACGCGAGGAGGGGCAGGGACCTGCGGCAGCGAATAACCGCCAGTCCGTCGATATTCACTGCGGACGAGTATCGCGCCTGGCTAAGAAGGGCACCCAGCAGTTCTGCGATTGCGGAACAAATGCGAATGACTCGGGACATGTTTGCCCAGCCACGAGCTCAGCGATTCTCGTGCAGCGCAGAGAACATCCACGATGCTCTGAGGAAT aCGGAGAGCATCTACTCCAGTAGAACCCACATCCTCGGCACGGGCACTCTCGATCGGAACATGGGTCTTACTCGGCCTATCTCCGCGCTACCCGTGCGATCTATGTCCTCGCAGCACATTGGGGGAGCCGGATCCATTCGTTCACCCAGCATACGGCGCATGAGGCAGCTGCTGGAACTATCTGCTGGTCCTGCTAGTCCCAGCGGAAGCATCCTAAGCACCGGTGGACACCAAAGTCCGGCACCCACGCCAAGTGCCACGTTGCCCCGCCCACACCGCCAGATCGACATCAACCCTGCGGAGTTTGCGAAGTATAAGCTGGACAAGCCCATCGTGGATATAGGAGGAATCTCCGGCATGTTGTGGATTCACTTGCTCGCAGGCCGCGGCCTTAGAACAGCTCCAGAGGGAGCGGCAGGACAGGCGCCACCAGGCCAAACCAGAGATCTCTATTGCGTCATCGAGTGCGATCGCGTGCACAAAGCACGCACCGTGGTGCGTTCCGGTGACCTGCAGTTCGACTGGGACGAGTCCTTCGAGCTGGATTTGGTGGGCAACAAGCAGTTGGACGTACTGGTCTACTCCTGGGATCCGCAGCACAGGCACAAGCTGTGCTATCGAGGGGCCATCTCATTGTCGTCGATCCTCCGGCAGTCTCCACTCCACCAGCTGGCTTTGAAGGTGGAGCCCAGAGGCACGATATACATTCGCATGCGCCACACGGATCCACTGGCTCTCTACAAGCGAAGGGGACTGCCCAGCCTGAGAGCCGGTTACCCCACGCTCTTCGGCGCCGACTTGGAAACGGTGGTCAACAGGGAGTCTAAGAACGCGCCCGGAAGTGCACCGGTTCCCATCGTTTTAAGGCGTTGTGTGGAGGAGGTGGAGCGCCGGGGGCTCGATATAATCGGGCTGTACCGACTGTGCGGCTCCGCCACCAAGAAGCGACTGCTGCGCGAGGCCTTCGAGCGCAACAGCCGTGCCGTGGAATTGAGCCCGGAACATGTTCCTGACATCAACGTCATCACCGGCGTGCTCAAGGACTACCTCAGAGAGCTGCCGGAGCCCCTGTTCACGCGCTGTCTCTTCCAGATGACGGTGGATGCCTTGG CTGTCTGCCTGCCAGATGACCCGGAGGGCAATGCGAAACTGATGCTTAGCATTCTCGACTGCCTGCCGCGGGCGAATAGG GCCACCCTGGTATTCCTGCTGGACCACCTTTCGCTGGTCGTTTCCAACTCGGAGCGGAACAAGATGTCCGCCCAGGCGCTGGCCACCGTGATGGGCCCACCGCTGATGCTGCATTCGGCGAGTGCGCAGCCGGGCGCTGACATCGATCACGCCCAGCCGATCGCGGTGCTCAAGTATCTGCTCCAGATCTGGCCGCAGCCGCAGGCGCAGCATCAGCAGATGGCGCAGCACATGGGCGGCGCTGCGGGGGCGATGATGGGCGGCTTGGCCACCGCCGGCAGCATGAGCAATATGGCCGGCGTTGCTTCAG ACAGGTCGGCGCGGCGAGTCAACAGGGCAGCGTGGAAGCAAAGTCAGTGCGTTGCCAGCGGACAGACAGCAACTTCtactgcagcagcaggcgcagctCATGGCGGCGGGCAATCTTCTGCGCTCGTCCACTTCGGTAACCAACATACTCTCCCAAGGCCATCCTCAGCTCTCAGCCACAGCCAACAGTCATCTGTATCAATCAGTAGTGGGTCAGTTAGCTCAATCGCATCGAGCCTTGCAACAAGCGGTGCAACAG CCCTATCAATTGGGGGGCTCAGTGGGCTCAGCAATTCCCGACCAATCGCCACTGCCACTTCCAGGCACACCCTCCCCCGGCAGTAG
- the LOC108023867 gene encoding rho GTPase-activating protein 100F isoform X10: MQWKKKFTRLKAATGNSRVRRMLCCGRRKENGRSVPDVTASPGRAPPGPLPANQLSSLGNQQHHGNQQHHGNQQHHGNQGNHRGASGSLSNAAGVKDPVMLQGDFRKVSGISSEIFRQIEAVENDHDPNTAAALEAVERRGEMIVRVLEPRCMGSKQAVDAAHKLMNKADGRHTVQLVEIVKRPGQTLGLYIREGNGADRTDGVFISRIALESAVYNSGCLRVGDEILAVNLVDVTHMSLDDVVIIMSIPRRLVLAIRQRRGNRGTGSPGPPTLSRPEQKPPPVVVIKRDLRDEDLDETDRMPRPRSSRERRTGRDGREMTESRSRLGLGLNNYSPQSEQLDMYYNTRGGGGSGAMGEPPNWGYKPPPPPSSVITEQPTKGHAFAPSHAYYQNAGTLESLAEKVHAFYPGQPGAPPVGPSRRMSTGTGNVGLAQQHARFPRSGSDQHLPRVEYADYSNSLGRHSLLRSSLKPGTAGGAPMPVGVGGTLGRYGRYDQQRGGVSKYGPPAGGAQSLTRRSRPNLDYSSDTEATIGPRPSYYYYNRPAIGSMPRGSGGAGGGVGAATAAALLAGAADLNKFNSLPRERPGVRLQGIRSRMGDRLVDENDGNTSAPEFDARRGRDLRQRITASPSIFTADEYRAWLRRAPSSSAIAEQMRMTRDMFAQPRAQRFSCSAENIHDALRNTESIYSSRTHILGTGTLDRNMGLTRPISALPVRSMSSQHIGGAGSIRSPSIRRMRQLLELSAGPASPSGSILSTGGHQSPAPTPSATLPRPHRQIDINPAEFAKYKLDKPIVDIGGISGMLWIHLLAGRGLRTAPEGAAGQAPPGQTRDLYCVIECDRVHKARTVVRSGDLQFDWDESFELDLVGNKQLDVLVYSWDPQHRHKLCYRGAISLSSILRQSPLHQLALKVEPRGTIYIRMRHTDPLALYKRRGLPSLRAGYPTLFGADLETVVNRESKNAPGSAPVPIVLRRCVEEVERRGLDIIGLYRLCGSATKKRLLREAFERNSRAVELSPEHVPDINVITGVLKDYLRELPEPLFTRCLFQMTVDALAVCLPDDPEGNAKLMLSILDCLPRANRATLVFLLDHLSLVVSNSERNKMSAQALATVMGPPLMLHSASAQPGADIDHAQPIAVLKYLLQIWPQPQAQHQQMAQHMGGAAGAMMGGLATAGSMSNMAGVASALSIGGLSGLSNSRPIATATSRHTLPRQ; encoded by the exons GAGAATGGAAGATCAGTTCCTGATGTCACTGCCAGCCCGGGACGCGCTCCTCCCGGCCCGCTGCCCGCCAACCAGCTGTCCTCGCTGGGCAACCAGCAACACCACGGCAACCAGCAGCATCACGGCAACCAGCAACATCACGGAAACCAGGGCAACCACCGCGGGGCGAGCGGTAGTCTGTCGAACGCCGCCGGGGTCAAGGACCCGGTGATGCTTCAGGGCGACTTCCGCAAGGTCAGCGGCATCAGCTCGGAGATCTTCCGCCAGATAGAGGCCGTCGAGAATGACCACGATCCCAACACGGCCGCGGCCCTGGAGGCGGTGGAGCGACGCGGGGAGATGATCGTGCGCGTCCTGGAGCCGCGATGCATGGGCAGCAAGCAGGCGGTGGACGCCGCCCACAAGCTGATGAACAAGGCGGACGGGCGACACACGGTGCAGCTGGTGGAGATCGTCAAGCGGCCGGGTCAGACGCTGGGCCTGTACATCCGCGAGGGCAACGGGGCGGATCGCACCGACGGCGTGTTCATCTCGCGGATCGCCCTTGAGTCGGCGGTCTACAACAGCGGCTGCTTGCGG GTGGGCGACGAAATCCTGGCGGTGAACCTGGTGGACGTTACCCACATGTCCCTGGACGATGTTGTCATCATTATGTCAATTCCGCGCCGCCTGGTGCTGGCGATACGGCAGCGGCGTGGCAATCGTGGCACAGGATCACCCGGACCGCCGACGCTCTCCCGACCGGAACAGAAACCGCCACCGGTTGTTGTGATCAAGCGGGATCTGCGGGACGAGGATCTGGACGAGACGGACCGGATGCCGAGACCGCGCTCATCACGTGAAAGACGTACAGGTA GAGATGGCCGCGAAATGACGGAGTCGCGATCTCGCTTGGGTTTGGGGCTCAATAACTACAGCCCGCAGTCGGAGCAACTGGATATGTACTACAATACCCGCGGCGGAGGAGGAAGTGGAGCCATGGGTGAGCCGCCGAACTGGGGCTACaagccaccgccgccaccgtCTTCGGTGATTACGGAGCAGCCGACGAAAGGCCATGCTTTTGCTCCATCGCACGCTTACTACCAGAATGCTGGCACCCTGGAGAGCCTGGCGGAGAAGGTACACGCCTTCTATCCCGGACAGCCCGGCGCTCCGCCTGTGGGACCCTCGAGACGAATGTCCACGGGCACCGGCAACGTGGGTCTCGCTCAACAACATGCCAGATTCCCGCGTTCTGGTTCGGATCAGCATTTACCTCGCGTTGAATATGCGGACTATTCGAACTCCCTGGGACGGCACTCCCTTTTGCGGTCGAGCTTGAAGCCAGGAACGGCTGGAGGAGCTCCAATGCCAGTGGGAGTGGGTGGTACTCTGGGCCGCTACGGGCGCTACGACCAACAGAGAGGCGGGGTGTCCAAGTACGGTCCACCAGCAGGCGGAGCTCAATCGCTGACCCGTCGCTCCCGACCAAATCTGGACTATTCCAGCGATACGGAGGCTACAATTGGACCCAGGCCAAGTTACTACTACTATAACAGACCCGCCATCGGCAGCATGCCAAGGGGATCGGGTGGAGCAGGCGGAGGAGTTGGAGCAGCTACAGCCGCTGCCTTGTTAGCCGGAGCCGCGGATCTCAACAAATTCAATTCATTGCCACGGGAGCGACCAGGAGTGAGATTGCAGGGCATTCGCTCCAGGATGGGTGACCGTTTGGTGGACGAGAACGACGGCAACACTTCGGCACCCGAATTCGACGCGAGGAGGGGCAGGGACCTGCGGCAGCGAATAACCGCCAGTCCGTCGATATTCACTGCGGACGAGTATCGCGCCTGGCTAAGAAGGGCACCCAGCAGTTCTGCGATTGCGGAACAAATGCGAATGACTCGGGACATGTTTGCCCAGCCACGAGCTCAGCGATTCTCGTGCAGCGCAGAGAACATCCACGATGCTCTGAGGAAT aCGGAGAGCATCTACTCCAGTAGAACCCACATCCTCGGCACGGGCACTCTCGATCGGAACATGGGTCTTACTCGGCCTATCTCCGCGCTACCCGTGCGATCTATGTCCTCGCAGCACATTGGGGGAGCCGGATCCATTCGTTCACCCAGCATACGGCGCATGAGGCAGCTGCTGGAACTATCTGCTGGTCCTGCTAGTCCCAGCGGAAGCATCCTAAGCACCGGTGGACACCAAAGTCCGGCACCCACGCCAAGTGCCACGTTGCCCCGCCCACACCGCCAGATCGACATCAACCCTGCGGAGTTTGCGAAGTATAAGCTGGACAAGCCCATCGTGGATATAGGAGGAATCTCCGGCATGTTGTGGATTCACTTGCTCGCAGGCCGCGGCCTTAGAACAGCTCCAGAGGGAGCGGCAGGACAGGCGCCACCAGGCCAAACCAGAGATCTCTATTGCGTCATCGAGTGCGATCGCGTGCACAAAGCACGCACCGTGGTGCGTTCCGGTGACCTGCAGTTCGACTGGGACGAGTCCTTCGAGCTGGATTTGGTGGGCAACAAGCAGTTGGACGTACTGGTCTACTCCTGGGATCCGCAGCACAGGCACAAGCTGTGCTATCGAGGGGCCATCTCATTGTCGTCGATCCTCCGGCAGTCTCCACTCCACCAGCTGGCTTTGAAGGTGGAGCCCAGAGGCACGATATACATTCGCATGCGCCACACGGATCCACTGGCTCTCTACAAGCGAAGGGGACTGCCCAGCCTGAGAGCCGGTTACCCCACGCTCTTCGGCGCCGACTTGGAAACGGTGGTCAACAGGGAGTCTAAGAACGCGCCCGGAAGTGCACCGGTTCCCATCGTTTTAAGGCGTTGTGTGGAGGAGGTGGAGCGCCGGGGGCTCGATATAATCGGGCTGTACCGACTGTGCGGCTCCGCCACCAAGAAGCGACTGCTGCGCGAGGCCTTCGAGCGCAACAGCCGTGCCGTGGAATTGAGCCCGGAACATGTTCCTGACATCAACGTCATCACCGGCGTGCTCAAGGACTACCTCAGAGAGCTGCCGGAGCCCCTGTTCACGCGCTGTCTCTTCCAGATGACGGTGGATGCCTTGG CTGTCTGCCTGCCAGATGACCCGGAGGGCAATGCGAAACTGATGCTTAGCATTCTCGACTGCCTGCCGCGGGCGAATAGG GCCACCCTGGTATTCCTGCTGGACCACCTTTCGCTGGTCGTTTCCAACTCGGAGCGGAACAAGATGTCCGCCCAGGCGCTGGCCACCGTGATGGGCCCACCGCTGATGCTGCATTCGGCGAGTGCGCAGCCGGGCGCTGACATCGATCACGCCCAGCCGATCGCGGTGCTCAAGTATCTGCTCCAGATCTGGCCGCAGCCGCAGGCGCAGCATCAGCAGATGGCGCAGCACATGGGCGGCGCTGCGGGGGCGATGATGGGCGGCTTGGCCACCGCCGGCAGCATGAGCAATATGGCCGGCGTTGCTTCAG CCCTATCAATTGGGGGGCTCAGTGGGCTCAGCAATTCCCGACCAATCGCCACTGCCACTTCCAGGCACACCCTCCCCCGGCAGTAG